A genome region from Arachis duranensis cultivar V14167 chromosome 6, aradu.V14167.gnm2.J7QH, whole genome shotgun sequence includes the following:
- the LOC127748500 gene encoding uncharacterized protein LOC127748500: protein MATESLRSSRSRSSAQKRELLCGHDKRLVLRISGTKNNPVRRFWGYVYYEIKEECEFFRWTDPEAEAEDPLVARMKKKVAALKAKVRDIEWKFKVAAALGTVGWVGLFLFWLQIWLNQRQGLSCV, encoded by the exons ATGGCTACCGAGAGCTTACGGTCATCTCGGAGTCGATCGTCTGCgcagaagagggagcttctttGTGGACACGATAAGAGACTCGTGCTAAGAATTTCTGGAACGAAGAACAACCCTGTGCGACGATTTTGGGGCTATGTCTACTATGAG ATTAAAGAAGAGTGTGAGTTCTTCCGATGGACAGACCCAGAAGCAGAGGCTGAAGATCCGCTGGTTGCAAGGATGAAGAAGAAAGTTGCGGCCCTGAAAGCAAAAGTGAGGGACATTGAGTGGAAGTTTAAGGTTGCTGCAGCGTTGGGCACGGTTGGATGGGTTGGTTTATTTCTCTTCTGGTTGCAGATTTGGTTGAATCAGAGGCAGGGGCTATCTTGTGTATGA